The Carassius gibelio isolate Cgi1373 ecotype wild population from Czech Republic chromosome A24, carGib1.2-hapl.c, whole genome shotgun sequence genome window below encodes:
- the cavin4b gene encoding caveolae-associated protein 4b, translating to MADKLGLAGVADEPSALNIFTLLERVSGIIDNVQACQQRMEDRQLELETTVKTIQADVVKLTKEHTVTSSTVDKLLEKTRKVSCHVKDVRVRVEKQNIRVKKVEETQGELLNKNKFRVVIYQGDNEVPAVAAPKASTKGAAGGDTPIDPDAPDAPLPDSDEEYMVVEEADSSTAAKVKKTGLKRFESLKQTFSRENMTKTKDNLGTKVNKLGMRIVTAERREKIRQSGERLKHSGERFKETITKTVPAKLNLKKERTVAEGQEGAEGTTEGTAPIPPPKGRKASPGVAYSEPTEKQEGPDEGKSEESEVPMYDMKQLS from the exons ATGGCCGACAAACTGGGACTGGCAGGTGTGGCGGACGAGCCCAGTGCCCTGAACATCTTCACTCTGTTGGAGAGGGTGTCCGGGATCATAGATAATGTGCAAGCGTGCCAGCAACGCATGGAGGACCGGCAGCTGGAGCTGGAGACCACCGTGAAGACCATCCAGGCGGACGTGGTGAAGTTGACGAAGGAGCACACGGTGACGAGTAGCACCGTGGACAAACTTCTAGAGAAAACACGCAAGGTCAGCTGCCACGTCAAGGACGTCCGTGTACGGGTGGAGAAGCAGAACATACGTGTCAAGAAAGTGGAGGAAACTCAAGGCGAGCTGCTGAACAAGAACAAGTTCCGTGTTGTCATCTACCAG GGAGATAACGAGGTCCCAGCTGTAGCTGCTCCTAAAGCATCTACGAAGGGAGCAGCGGGTGGAGACACTCCCATAGACCCAGATGCCCCGGACGCTCCGCTTCCCGACTCGGATGAGGAATACATGGTCGTTGAGGAGGCCGACTCGTCTACTGCTGCCAAAGTAAAGAAGACCGGCCTGAAGCGCTTTGAAAGCCTGAAGCAGACCTTCTCCCGTGAGAACATGACTAAGACCAAAGATAATCTGGGCACCAAGGTCAACAAGCTGGGTATGCGCATAGTAACAGCAGAAAGACGTGAGAAAATCCGCCAGTCTGGGGAACGGCTGAAACACTCTGGTGAGCGTTTCAAGGAAACCATCACGAAAACCGTGCCAGCAAAACTCAACCTGAAGAAGGAAAGGACGGTGGCTGAAGGTCAGGAGGGAGCTGAAGGGACCACGGAAGGAACAGCACCCATCCCACCACCGAAGGGCCGCAAGGCCAGCCCCGGTGTGGCCTACTCAGAGCCAACGGAGAAACAAGAAGGTCCAGATGAGGGCAAGAGCGAGGAATCGGAAGTGCCAATGTATGATATGAAGCAGCTTTCTTAA
- the LOC127946419 gene encoding epidermal growth factor receptor-like, which produces MIPLLNMKLILFRELGIVCLLLTSAVWCSVSERKVCQGTNNKLTLLAQPDDHYRSMVRMYSNCTVVLENLEITNVQEYHDLSFLRSIEEVGGYVLIGINHVDVIPLENLRLIRGHSLFDGKYGLAVVANFHRNESLENNSITSGLRELHMRSLAEILKGGVKIAHNPLLCNVETIQWLDIVQDDSDVSVSGGNDSQCRRCDSGCYNGSCWAPGPENCQILTRLNCAEQCSRRCKGPKPIDCCSEHCAAGCTGPQPTDCLACRDFQDDGKCKDACPRLMLYDPNTHQLVPNPDGKYNFGATCVKKCPYNFVATDHDACVRTCSSNMHEVEENGIRKCKQCDGLCPKVCDGLGTGALVKTIAVSATNIDSFINCTKINGHITIMQMTFQGDVFTNTPSMDPVKLDYFKTVKEISGFLLIQDWPEHLNSLSPFENLEIIRGRTKQQGTFSFAALNIPHLDHLGLRSLKEISDGDVVIKNNPRLCYVEGSYWHKLFRSKNQRIRTGNNAAMHSCEQQNSTCDSMCGEEGCWGPGPSMCVSCQHFSRRGRCVSHCNLLDGDPREYVSENMCLECNPECKIMNKTPSCHGPGADQCTECAHFKDGTQCVAQCAQGVQGLYNRLVWTYPDKNGQCQPCHANCTQGCNGPGLEGCELKGSHMPVVAAGLVGGMLLLMVLLLFIFVIFRRRYIRRKRTLRRLLQERELVQPLTPRGDAPNQALFRILKETELKKIKVLGSGAFGTVFKGLWIPEGEDVKVPVAIKVLKEVASPRANKEILDEAYVMAGVDHPHVCRLLGICLTSSVQLITQIMPLGSLLDYVQENKDNICSQTLLNWCVQIAKGMNFLEEHHLVHRDLAARNVLVKTPHHVKITDFGLARLLGAEEKEHHADGGKVPIKWMALESIRHWIYTHQSDVWSYGVTVWEMMTFGSNPYDGIPAREIADILEKGERLPQPSICTIDVYMIMVKCWMIDADSRPHFRELVAEFSKMARDPSRYLVIQGDDHMHQLSPTDSKFCMSWISTEDMVGVVDAEEYLLPNKRFFNQSQPPPMPQYHNTEDNYTNDVMLPYITVPTLKDLMLPEYINQDVTATSNMINPIYDGPAHGQTESGYIDTYGCTPDGPEYLNTSCATLPRSPCATLDNPDYQQNFLPSSTTDVLFLPAAENLQYLGLSKAMQSHIR; this is translated from the exons ATGATTCCACTGTTAAACATGAAGCTAATTCTGTTCCGTGAATTGGGAATCGTCTGTCTTCTGCTGACAAGCGCGGTGTGGTGCTCCGTTTCTGAGAGGAAAG TATGTCAGGGAACCAATAATAAGCTGACTCTGCTGGCACAGCCAGACGATCACTATAGATCCATGGTGCGGATGTACAGTAACTGCACAGTCGTGCTGGAGAACCTGGAGATAACCAATGTTCAGGAGTACCACGACCTCTCCTTCCTCAGA AGCATTGAAGAAGTTGGTGGCTACGTGCTAATAGGAATAAACCATGTGGATGTGATACCCCTGGAAAACCTGCGCCTCATTCGTGGACATTCTCTCTTCGATGGCAAGTACGGCCTTGCTGTGGTGGCAAACTTCCACAGGAATGAGTCTTTAGAGAACAACAGCATCACCAGCGGCCTCCGAGAGCTGCACATGAGAAGCCTCGCAG AAATTCTCAAAGGTGGAGTTAAAATAGCCCATAATCCTTTGCTTTGCAATGTGGAGACCATACAGTGGTTGGACATCGTGCAGGATGACAGTGATGTGTCTGTGTCGGGAGGGAATGACTCTCAGT GTAGACGATGTGACTCGGGATGCTATAATGGTTCGTGTTGGGCTCCAGGACCAGAGAACTGCCAGATCT tgactCGGTTGAACTGTGCCGAGCAGTGCTCACGGAGGTGTAAGGGTCCCAAACCCATCGACTGCTGCAGTGAACATTGCGCTGCAGGCTGCACCGGACCCCAACCAACAGACTGTCTG GCCTGCAGAGACTTCCAGGACGATGGGAAGTGCAAGGATGCATGTCCACGTCTTATGCTGTATGACCCCAACACTCACCAACTTGTTCCCAATCCTGACGGGAAGTATAACTTTGGAGCCACCTGTGTGAAGAAGTGCCCTT ATAACTTTGTGGCGACCGATCATGACGCCTGCGTCCGAACCTGCAGCAGTAACATGCATGAAGTGGAGGAGAACGGAATAAGAAAGTGCAAACAATGTGACGGCCTGTGCCCGAAAG tcTGTGATGGTCTTGGGACGGGGGCACTTGTTAAAACCATCGCAGTCAGTGCAACCAACATCGATTCATTTATCAACTGCACCAAAATAAATGGGCACATTACAATAATGCAGATGACTTTTCAAGG GGATGTTTTTACAAATACTCCCAGCATGGACCCTGTGAAACTTGATTATTTCAAAACAGTGAAGGAAATTTCAG GGTTTCTGTTAATCCAAGACTGGCCTGAACACCTCAATTCCCTCAGTCCCTTTGAGAACCTGGAGATCATCAGAGGAAGAACTAAACAACA AGGAACCTTCAGTTTTGCCGCCTTGAACATACCGCACCTGGATCATCTCGGCCTGCGTTCGCTGAAGGAGATCAGTGATGGCGACGTGGTGATCAAGAACAACCCCCGTCTATGTTACGTTGAAGGCAGCTACTGGCATAAGCTGTTCAGATCAAAGAACCAGCGCATACGAACTGGAAACAACGCAGCAATGCACAGCTGTG AGCAGCAGAACAGCACTTGTGATAGTATGTGTGGAGAGGAAGGCTGCTGGGGTCCGGGGCCGTCCATGTGCGTCTCCTGCCAGCATTTCAGCCGTAGGGGGCGCTGTGTCAGTCACTGCAATCTGCTGGATGG AGACCCCCGCGAGTATGTGTCAGAGAACATGTGTTTGGAATGTAACCCTGAATGCAAGATCATGAATAAGACACCAAGCTGCCATGGGCCG GGAGCTGATCAGTGTACTGAGTGTGCTCACTTCAAAGATGGGACGCAGTGCGTGGCACAGTGTGCCCAGGGTGTGCAAGGCCTGTATAACAGGCTTGTCTGGACATACCCAGACAAAAATGGACAGTGTCAGCCATGCCATGCCAACTGCACACAAGG GTGCAATGGACCAGGACTGGAAGGTTGTGAACTGAAAGG ATCTCACATGCCTGTAGTGGCAGCTGGTCTTGTTGGAGGCATGCTACTGCTCATGGTCCTCCTCCTTTTCATCTTCGTCATTTTCCGCAGACGATACATCCGTCGAAAGAGGACCCTACGGCGCCTGCTTCAggagagagag TTGGTCCAACCGCTGACTCCTAGAGGGGATGCACCCAACCAGGCTCTCTTTCGCATCCTAAAGGAAACAgaactgaagaaaataaaagtCCTTGGGTCTGGAGCATTTGGCACTGTCTTTAAG GGTTTGTGGATCCCAGAGGGTGAGGATGTGAAAGTTCCTGTTGCTATCAAAGTTCTGAAAGAGGTTGCATCTCCCCGAGCCAACAAAGAGATCTTAGAT GAGGCTTATGTGATGGCCGGTGTGGATCATCCTCACGTGTGTCGCCTGTTGGGAATATGCCTCACGTCCAGCGTCCAACTCATAACCCAGATCATGCCTTTGGGCTCCCTGCTGGATTACGTACAGGAGAATAAAGACAATATCTGCTCACAGACTCTGTTAAACTGGTGTGTGCAGATTGCCAAA GGAATGAACTTCTTGGAGGAGCATCACCTGGTTCATCGTGATTTAGCGGCCAGGAATGTGCTGGTGAAGACTCCTCACCATGTGAAGATCACGGACTTTGGCCTGGCCAGACTGCTGGGGGCAGAGGAGAAGGAACACCATGCTGATGGAGGGAAA GTGCCTATAAAGTGGATGGCACTAGAGTCAATCCGTCACTGGATTTACACTCATCAAAGTGATGTTTGGAGTTACG GGGTCACCGTGTGGGAGATGATGACATTTGGATCCAACCCATACGACGGAATCCCAGCCAGAGAGATTGCAGATATTCTGGAGAAAGGAGAGCGTTTGCCACAGCCGTCCATCTGCACTATAGATGTATATATGATCATGGTCAAAT GTTGGATGATTGACGCTGACAGCAGACCTCACTTCCGCGAACTTGTAGCAGAGTTTTCAAAAATGGCCCGAGATCCATCCCGCTACCTTGTCATTCAG GGAGATGATCACATGCACCAGCTCAGCCCGACGGATTCGAAGTTCTGCATGTCGTGGATCAGTACAGAAGATATGGTTGGTGTGGTAGATGCAGAGGAGTACCTGCTACCCAACAAACGATTCTTCAACCAATCACAGCCTCCACCGATGCCTCAGTATCACAACACTGAA GACAACTACACGAATGATGTGATGTTGCCCTACATTACAGTCCCCACGCTTAAAGACCTCATGCTGCCAG AGTACATTAACCAGGATGTAACCGCCACAAGCAATATGATAAACCCAATCTACGATGGTCCAGCCCATGGACAGACAGAAAGCGGATATATAGACACGTACGGATGTACACCTGACGGGCCGGAGTACCTGAACACATCCTGTGCTACTCTACCTCGCTCCCCATGTGCCACCCTGGATAACCCGGACTACCAGCAGAACTTCCTGCCCTCGTCCACCACTGATGTCCTTTTCCTCCCTGCAGCGGAGAACTTGCAGTACCTGGGGCTCAGCAAAGCCATGCAGTCTCACATACGTTAG